The Podarcis raffonei isolate rPodRaf1 chromosome 2, rPodRaf1.pri, whole genome shotgun sequence genome window below encodes:
- the LOC128407559 gene encoding sulfhydryl oxidase 1-like yields MPRRLPRVGPGLPACLVLLAAACLFSPPSQACGVSRYGPHDPVVELQPDTLQSLFFSRSAWVVQFYARWSAASAAFAPTWRALAQDIKDWRPTLKLGVIDCGKMCNEKMCSDFEVTAYPTVKFLKPFSTYAGDGIKLEEIKDDPQSLREDIITFAESHLTSWWSPDAPLLAPLSTTEFVDSIQGRKVALIFEGEDSFLGREVILDMAQYENIVVRRVLKSNAELVARCKVTTFPSGFLYSSKGSCTPIPLANNSRSFYTDFLRTLPGVQREIIGTSKPPIAETKATPDSWEVADRTQLCMADLEYAVLCSLHRIEVSLANFTEERLSALKQYVHILAKYFPERSAVHNYLHKLEVWQESNLSINISRDEWIEALKAAKEGLNASFPETPHCVGCQGNIPGFESYLCSLRIIFHLLAVQEALKSDGANPSSEVFPAAREFMTNFYFYSPAAKRFASLPAEFITEVKDQDEAIFQLWSTFTGAESKDDEIPRTLWPPQDLCPSCSEIANEKIMWKKAAVLNFLKKYFSMDNIS; encoded by the exons ATGCCGAGGCGTCTCCCCCGAGTCGGGCCAGGGCTGCCCGCTTGCCTGGTCCTCCTGGCCGCCGCCTGCCTCTTCTCCCCGCCGTCGCAGGCCTGCGGCGTCTCTCGCTACGGACCCCACGACCCCGTGGTGGAGCTGCAGCCGGACACGCTGCAAAGCCTCTTCTTTTCTCGCAGCGCCTGGGTTGTCCAGTTTTACGCGCGCTGGTctgccgcctccgccgccttCGCCCCCACGTGGCGAGCGCTCGCCCAGGATATAAAGG ACTGGAGACCTACTTTGAAGCTGGGTGTGATAGATTGTGGCAAGATGTGCAATGAGAAAATGTGTTCAGACTTTGAAGTCACCGCATACCCAACTGTGAAG TTTTTAAAGCCATTCTCTACATATGCTGGCGATGGCATAAAGCTTGAAG AAATTAAGGATGACCCTCAGAGCCTGAGGGAAGACATAATCACCTTTGCAGAGAGTCATCTAACTAGTTGGTGGTCCCCTGACGCCCCACTGTTGGCTCCACTCAG TACAACAGAATTTGTTGACTCCATTCAGGGAAGGAAGGTGGCCCTGATATTCGAGGGGGAGGACTCCTTTTTGGGCAGAGAG GTCATATTGGACATGGCCCAGTATGAAAACATTGTTGTGAGGAGAGTATTGAAGAGCAATGCGGAGCTAGTGGCTAGATGCAAGGTCACCACCTTCCCTTCTGGCTTCCTGTATTCAAGCAAAGGCTCTTGCACACCCATCCCTCT GGCAAACAATTCAAGATCCTTCTACACAGACTTCCTGCGGACACTACCTGGGGTCCAGAGAGAAATCATTGGCACTTCTAAGCCACCAATAGCAGAAACAAAGGCTACCCCTGACTCCTGGGAGGTAGCAGACAG GACACAGCTGTGCATGGCTGACCTGGAGTATGCGGTGCTTTGCAGCCTGCACAGAATTGAAGTAAGTTTAGCCAACTTCACTGAAGAGAGGCTCTCTGCATTGAAGCAGTATGTGCATATACTGGCCAAG TATTTTCCTGAGCGCTCTGCGGTCCACAACTACCTTCACAAACTGGAAGTGTGGCAGGAGTCCAACTTGTCAATAAATATTTCGCGGGATGAATGGATAGAAGCTTTAAAGGCTGCAAAAGAG GGTCTGAATGCCAGCTTTCCAGAGACTCCACACTGCGTGGGATGTCAAGGAAACATACCTGGGTTCGAAAGTTATTTATGCTCTCTCCGGATTATCTTCCACCTGCTGGCAGTGCAGGAAGCACTGAAAAGTGATGGGGCAAACC CATCATCAGAAGTCTTTCCTGCAGCAAGAGAATTCATGACAAACTTCTATTTTTACTCACCGGCCGCAAAGCGCTTTGCAAGTTTGCCAGCAGAATTCATCACCGAAGTGAAGGACCAAGATGAGGCTATTTTTCAGCTGTGGTCAACCTTTACAG GTGCTGAAAGCAAGGACGACGAAATTCCCAGGACCCTGTGGCCTCCCCAAGACTTGTGTCCATCATGCAGTGAAATCGCAAATGAGAAAATTATGTGGAAAAAGGCAGCTGTTTTGAACTTCCTCAAGAAATATTTCTCAATGGACAACATTTCCTAG